The DNA sequence gaagttttttttttttttagagtaatagtcaaccactttattaataattataataggAAAGATTACAACTGAAAAATATAGAAACTACATCATAATAACAAATGGTAAAAATaatactagatgcaacaagGCATCTGAAATCAAACATAAAGAGGATAGTAGGATATGctaaaaagcatttgatgaggcACCGGGTAGATCCCGAGCTATGTAAAACGGTACCAATAGTGTGGTCAACCATATTTCCACACACAAATATGTGTCGAATAAagggtaaccttctatcaaggtAACCAGCAGTAGTGTGACCGACCTTGCCTACTCCACGCAAAAAAATACGCCAAGTAGAGAGCAATTTTCTACCTAAGTAGCCGAATTTCCAATTCCAAAGTGCAGCAAAACATAGGACCCATAAATAGTCTCCTGGGTCCCATATGCGTATTCCACCAGAAGTAGGTTCGCACTCCACTGTTAGAGCCCCTAACAGCAAGGCCCAAGCAATAGACAATCTTGAGCCAAAACCCTAGGCCCATAGAGGATTCATTTGGACACCCAAAGTTTCCTGGGCACCCAAACAGAGCCTGGTCTCGACCCTTTCCACTGCACCGCCGTCTGCTGAAGAAGACCGATCCCACCCTCGTCACCACGACGCCAAACACCTTCATCGGCGCCACCCTCCTTGGGTCAAATCCTGGTTCGATCCAAGACTGCGAAGTTGCTCTGCCACACCCAATCCCCTCCCATATCGGAGAGGCTCTGACTAGACGAGGCTGACCCCGACAAGCCCCATGCCAGCAGCTTCCCACCACCACGATGGTCAAACTCGAGTTCCTTACCCACGACCTCGCCGCCATCCCAAAGCTCAATTTCAGTCTAGCCGGGCTTGGTCGGAATCTTGGCGCCGTCCCAAACCAGAAAGGGAACGTAACCTCTTCCCCACTTTGACGAGAAGCACCACAGGCAGATAAGATCTGATGAAAGGGAGTCATCACTGACAGGATTACTAGCCCTGGTTTGTTAGGAGGCACGATGTAGGCTGTGCACAAATGATTCGACGTTGAAATCGGTGCCGGACAGTTGCTCCATCGATGATGGAGTAAGGTACAGAGAGGCCAAGAGCGGTGCTCTCCcgaccctagcagagcgctaggtatTTTCATCAAGAATaaaaatcaattgacaattatgcAAATTAATGAAGTTGTTAAAGCTTGATAGTTTTCTTCAACTTTGATTGATTTTCTAACTTAGTATCAATATCATCTCACCTCTTAAGGAAAGACCTCGATACCTATGGTCATGTTTCTCAACATTTTTGTTAATTGAGGGGAATTGACATATTCACAATTTGCAATTAGTTTGTCTTAACTTTTGTCTTCTCatcctaatttttttctttctatttgaaTTTCTCTCTTTATAATGTCAAAATTTAATTAGTAAATAACgcaaataaaattatgagtCCACAAAGATGATAATGAATGATTTAAGAGGACAAATTGAGgaaaaatcaaaactaaacTTTTTAATATCTCTTAAATGAAtgcaataaaaatgaattaaaatttagaaatccctcaaattttaatttttcacaTTCTCTTTAAAATTCTAGTAAAATCGAGAAATAATGAAAACTTCAGTACATGTCAGATCATGAATTAGTAATTACATCCTATCAACAAAAAATCCCAATTGAACACAAATCGTATTTAGATCCTCGTGCTAGGTAATCTCCACCGAGTCTAATAAAATTAGTCACCTTTGTTGTAACAATAGAAACAAGTATATTCTTTATGTTTTCCTACTTGGGTCAACATGTTACATGTCATAGAATCGTGTAGTAGATTAAGACATAAATGTATGCAATACAAATAAATTATAATATTTTTGAATCTAAATCAAGTAAGAAAGAGTTATTGGTGGGAGTgtgacaaaagaaaattgatagATCAAAGAAACAATTTAGAATTATGAGCTTGGAAGGGACACTTCGCAGAACCTTCGTGGTGTTTAGTTTACTTCGTTGTCTTCAACTCAACTGTTTGCTTGTTGCCGGCATTCAACGCCATCTCTCCGCTATTGagtctccatcttcttcttcattctatCAATATTTGATCGGAGCAACCAAAGTAGCCCATTTGATTATCTCCACTTTCAGAGTGGTAGGCTCCAGTAACAGACACACCcaccttttattttcttctaatCTCTCAAAAAGGCCAAGACTTTGAAgaaagttgatcaaatccaaTCCATTTTTGCTTCTGGGTCTGAGGTATTTCCTTTGTCTTTTACTACCAGTCTCTGTGGATTGAATTGATCTGTGTACTGTGTCCTGTTTAGTAGTGTTGTAGTTTGTCACTAAAagataaaagttgagttcttttaaAGTGGGTAGGTGCTAATTGGAGGTTTATATTGATCTGCAAGTACCCAGCTTGAATTTCCACATGGCTTCTTCTGCAATATATGTTACTGCAACTTCCAAAAGCTGTCAAATTTACTGAGCCATATGGGAAACTGGTTTTTCTGCTATTTTTTGTATTCCAAGCTCTTAAAAGCGATTAAATTTTGTTCGTTTGGATTTGTTTTCTTATAGGGTCATCATAAAATTACTGCTTTTGGCTGAGTTGTTACCTTTGAGTTGATCTTCTGCAGATAAATGCCCAAGGTTGAATGACTCTAACCATTAATATAAATGATTGATGTCAATGCGTTGAGTTACTTCTGCCAAATAAGTAGCAGTTATCTTGTTTTTTGTGTCTGGGGTCCTGGTGTAACTGCATTTCTGCGTTGTTGATAATGTCTATTGGGAAACAAGCACTCAGGATTGAATGACTAAACATTAATATTGTTGGTTTCTGTCGATGTTTTGATTTACTTCACTAATAGTGTAAAGTATCTAAGGTTTTGTGAGTACTGTTTTGGTGTAATTGCATTCCTGGTTTATGATTCCTTCTATATTGGTTGGTAATTTGTATGCAGATGGGAGCCATAGGTGTAAAGGTAGACCTTGAATCAGATGAGGAGATCCCATTTAGCTCATCAGCAGCTACGAATAAAGTAGAGGCCTTGGATTTTGAGATGGTTCATTTGCCTTCGCGGCCAGTTATGCCAAACTCATGGATTGCAAGACATATAGGGATGAGAGCCGTGAGGAGTATTTATATTGTCTTATTAAAAGCAAAGATCAACATGTTGCTACCATTTGGTCCACTGGCAATTCTGCTACATTACGTTACTGGAAAGCATGTATGTACTCCTCCTATATTTTATCAGTACAATAAATTGTTTCAGTTAGGAGAGAAATGCAGTAGGGTTTAGGAAGCCGGAATGCGTTGAAGAATTTATTTTGGCTTGcctgaaagtttttttttttttttttttaaccttggAATGAGATCATATTGTTATTTAATTGGCATGATATTCAAACATGGTTTCTCTTGGAACACACTCAGTTCTAGATCGAATAATTTAAATTGACTTCACCCCTGTTATAATTCATTGACAGTTACTTTGTATACATTAGGGATGGGTCTTTTTCTTCAGCTTATTGGGCATCATACCTTTGGCAGAGCGTCTAGGATATGCGACTGAGTAAGTGATAGCTTGCATTAGATAATAGTATTAAATTGTCATATGACTCGTGCTTTTGTTCACGGCTAACGTTTTAGTTGGGCTAATGTTGTGGCGCAGGCAACTCGCTTTCTACACAGGGCCAACAGGTACTATTAGAAATTAAACTATGCCAACTGGTGTTAGTTGACTAGAAAAGCTAGAATGTGGATAGAGATTACTGGTTAGGTTGATATTCTTAACCTAAGTTCCCAGTGCCAAATAGTCTGTCTTTCAATTTACTTGATGCATATGGATAGGTAGTTCCCTTGTATTCAAATTCATAGTTTTCTAAACCTACTTACTGTTTGCAGTTGGGGGACTTTTAAATGCCACATTTGGAAATGCAACAGAAATGATCATATCGATTTATGCATTGAAGAATGGAATGATTAGGGTTGTTCAACAATCGTTGTTGGGGTCAATCTTGTCAAACATGCTCTTAGTTCTGGGTTGTGCCTTTTTCTCTGGTGGGATTGTTCATTACAATAAAGTTCAGGTGTTCAACAAGGTAGATTACATATCTAGCTGAGGTTTATCCATTATGATATAGTGCTTTGATATTCATTTAAATTTGGTCTAATAACATTTACTCAAATGTGCTTATCTTTGCAATAGTCGGCTGCCGTCGTGAATTCTGGATTGTTGTTGATGGCTGTAATGGGGATAATGTTTCCAGCTGTGCTTCATTTTACACGCACAGAGGTGCATTTTGGGAAGTCAGAGTTGGCTCTTTCAAGATTTAGTAGCTGTATAATGCTTGTGGCATATGCAAGCTACCTTTTCTTTCAACTTAGAAGTCATCGTAGTCTTTATAACCCCATCAATGAGGTTAGTTAAGTTTGCTCAATTTTTTTGAGTGCTTCAGGAAGATTTGCTGATCCAATTTGCATTTAGTTCCTTTGGTCATCATCTCTTTTGCAATTTACAGGAAGGAGACAATGATCAAGATTGTGATGAGGATGAGATTCCTGAGATAACTCACTGGGAAGCTATTGGCTGGCTTTCTGTTTTAACTGTGTGGGTGTCCATTTTGTCCGGATACCTTGTCGATGCCATCCAGGTAATGTGTATTTGATATACTGCTAACTGTGCTTTGGATGCCTGTATTTGTAAGCTTGAGATGTTAGGACTAGTTTTTCTAAGTTTCGTGAATCACCTGAGGAAGAGCATCCATCAAATTGAAGTTT is a window from the Rosa chinensis cultivar Old Blush chromosome 2, RchiOBHm-V2, whole genome shotgun sequence genome containing:
- the LOC112187586 gene encoding vacuolar cation/proton exchanger 2 isoform X1, producing MPKMGAIGVKVDLESDEEIPFSSSAATNKVEALDFEMVHLPSRPVMPNSWIARHIGMRAVRSIYIVLLKAKINMLLPFGPLAILLHYVTGKHGWVFFFSLLGIIPLAERLGYATEQLAFYTGPTVGGLLNATFGNATEMIISIYALKNGMIRVVQQSLLGSILSNMLLVLGCAFFSGGIVHYNKVQVFNKSAAVVNSGLLLMAVMGIMFPAVLHFTRTEVHFGKSELALSRFSSCIMLVAYASYLFFQLRSHRSLYNPINEEGDNDQDCDEDEIPEITHWEAIGWLSVLTVWVSILSGYLVDAIQGASDSFNIPVAFISVILLPIVGNAAEHASAIMFAMKDKLDITLGVAIGSSTQISMFVIPFCVVVGWIMGEPMDLNFQLFETATLFITVLVVAFMLQEGTSNYFKGLMLILCYLIVAASFFVHVDPSNDAN
- the LOC112187586 gene encoding vacuolar cation/proton exchanger 2 isoform X2; protein product: MGAIGVKVDLESDEEIPFSSSAATNKVEALDFEMVHLPSRPVMPNSWIARHIGMRAVRSIYIVLLKAKINMLLPFGPLAILLHYVTGKHGWVFFFSLLGIIPLAERLGYATEQLAFYTGPTVGGLLNATFGNATEMIISIYALKNGMIRVVQQSLLGSILSNMLLVLGCAFFSGGIVHYNKVQVFNKSAAVVNSGLLLMAVMGIMFPAVLHFTRTEVHFGKSELALSRFSSCIMLVAYASYLFFQLRSHRSLYNPINEEGDNDQDCDEDEIPEITHWEAIGWLSVLTVWVSILSGYLVDAIQGASDSFNIPVAFISVILLPIVGNAAEHASAIMFAMKDKLDITLGVAIGSSTQISMFVIPFCVVVGWIMGEPMDLNFQLFETATLFITVLVVAFMLQEGTSNYFKGLMLILCYLIVAASFFVHVDPSNDAN